The Triticum urartu cultivar G1812 chromosome 5, Tu2.1, whole genome shotgun sequence genome contains the following window.
agaaggaggtggaggggtatatatagtctccacacaaaatccaaccgttacacacaatttaccaatctcggtgggaccgaatcagaaaactcggtctgaccgaagtagtaaacctagtgaccgttaggaatttcggtgggactgacatgcaactcggtaggaccgattcggttagggtttgggcataacgtaatctcggtgagaccgattacacaaactcggtgagaccgagtttggtaattagctaaccagagagttggtcaggcaaactcggtgggaccgatttgctctttcggtgagaccgagtggaactcggtgagaccgaaaagttacaaaggggaaacactgagtttacattgcaatctcggtgggaccgattcgctctttcggtgggaccgaaaagttacgaaagggaaacagagagtttgcaaccccatctcggtgggaccgagatccttatcggtagaaccgaattgctagggtttggcagtggctaatgacaagtgaaactcggtggcgccggataggaagaatcggtaggaccgagtttggcttagagttttggtcatatgtggatatgggaaagtagttgagggttttggagcgtatcactaagcacatgaagcaagaggctcattaagcaacacctcatccctccttaatagtattggcttttcctatggactcaatgtgatcttggatcactaaaatataaaatgaagagtcttgagcttttgagcttgagccaatccattgtccttagcattttgagggttccactttcacatccatgccatgccaatcattgagctttcctgaaataattatcttggaatagtattagctcaatgagctatatgttgttatgaattaccaaaaccacctagggatagttgcactttcactaaCACACTGAATTTATCTTTGAACAATGGAATTAGCTCATCTTCCAAGTAACATTCTAGCTCAGATTTCATCCTAAAAGATGTTTGCCATTTTTGAGCAACACATTCATTGAAGAGTGACATAAGAAATGAAGCTTGCAAAGAAGAGAATGAGCAAGATGGTTgtccatgatcatcatcactcTCAAGATTGTAATCCTCGAATACGCTTATTGTAGTATTTTGACAGGGATGACGGGTTTCGGGTTTAGGAATGATTGAAACGGGTTTGAACCCGCGAAACGTGTTGGGTTTTATACTTTACCTAACAGTAGTCTTGCGGGACTAAAAAGACGCCCATCCCCGTCCCCTAATCGGGTAAAAACCCGCGAGGCCGCGGGTTTCGGGGCCCATTGCCATCTTGAGTCAGGAGCACATACATGGGACACGTGTTGTGCGAGCGAGGCGCGGACGTAGCCAACGAATGGGTGGGGTGGCATAGGACACCTGGCCACCTGGTGGGGTGGGGTGGCCGGTTGGGTGGTGGCGTTGGGATGTTTTCAGAAAAGTAGAGGGACGTTTTCAAAAAAATGCAATGCGGTTTGGGCGGGTGGGGCGGGGGGGTGGGGTGGGTGGTGGGGCGGGGGCGGGTGGTGGGTGGGGTGGTGGCGTGGTGGGAACGTTTCAGAGAAAAGTAGAGGGACGTTTTAAAAAATGCACAGCGTTTGGGCGGGGTGGGgcgggggggtgggggtggggtggggtggtGGCGTTGGGGCTAGGTGGAGTCCGGTGGTGAGGCTGCCTCCTCTACATATTTCCCCCCTCTCCTGTTTCCATCTAAAACAAACAAATTCTGTCTGCTCGCTCCCCCCAAATCCCCAGCCCGCCGCTGTCCTGTCAACCTCGCCGGCACCGTGGTCGATCGATGGGGGACTCCGTCGATGTCATCCCCGATTGGGTGGGCGACTTGGGCGAGTCCGTCGGCCCCGTCGACTACGGCTGCGTGCGCCGGTGCCGTCACCGCCGCCTCGCCACCTACCTCTGGCTCCACGGCTTCCGCGACGCCCTGCGAGGGTACGTGCATCCCCACCCCCTCCGTCCTCCTAAACTGCTTCGCTCGCTCACCGGCGGCCGCCATTGCCCAATCAATCAATCACCCGCAGGCTGCTCAACGAGACGGACGCGTACATGAGCGTCATCCACCTGTCGCGACTGgtgcagcaggggctgtgggacGACGCCGTCGCCTACGTCTCCCGCTTCCTGCGCCCGGTCACGCATCCGCAGAGCGACGAGGCACAGGTGCTCCTCCACTTCCTCATGCACCACGCCGCCTTCGCCAGCATGGTCGCCGGCGTGCCCGACCGCAACCTCAAGTACTTCAACCACAAGTACAACACACGGTACCTCAAGCACGACAACTCCGTCTCCTTCGACTGCCTTAGGATCCGCTCCATCGTCCTCTCCATTCTCCATTCGGAGCAAGTCAGGTAGCACTAGCTAGACGATCACATCTTCAGTTCATGTCTGCCTGTCTGTCGATTACTGCAATTTTCAAGCCATCTTCAGTTCCTATCCAAAATTTTCATCTTTACATCTTCTCAACTTTAATACTGTACTGTTACACACATATATGTGCAAGCAGATCCTCGCTGGACTGGGAGCGCGTTCGTTGCAAGGCGTCTCAAATCGTCCAACACTTGGCTTATAAGGCTCCAGAGTTGAGAAACGTGGTCCTATTGCCGGGCGGCCCGATGATGCCGCATGATGTGCTTCCCATCGGATTCAGGTGATTCCGGCTCCATACTCTATCAGTTTGGTCGCCCATGTTCACTTGATACATTCCATTCTTGGAAATGTGTAAAACTTGGCTGTCGATTTCACTGTAACTCACTTTGATTGCCCTGCaatcttgcttggcctaggtacCGTCGGAGGCGTCATGTGAAGGAACAAGACCTGCCAGGACCTAAAACACTGGCCAAGATCTACCTTAGGACCAAAAAGGGGTAAAAATATGATCTTGAAACATGGCAAATTCAAGGCGTCCCTCGATTCTGTTCTTGCTGGCTCTTTCTTGACCAACTCAGCACATGTTCCATGTTTTGCAGGCTGCGTTCGTCGACCTGTAGTCGCAAGTTAAATAGTGGTACAATGCCCTATTTACAAGCATCTTATGATTAAGCAATGTACTTCCGTGTAGATTCTAAATCTGAATGCTAAAAGCCATCGTTACTGTTTTTGGTGGCAGGATTGACAGAGAAGACAAGGAAGTGGTTTGTAGATCTTATTGGTAAAACTAGCCTCTGCCCTTGTGTCCTTGTCTTGTTTACTTTGCACTTTGCACATCTATTACTGTGCTCGACTTACTGTCAATCCAGATATATTTGGCAGCAAGCTGTGAGGCCCTTTTATTTTTACTGGTTCACTCTTTTGATTGGATCATGTATATGCATATAAACTGTTCAACTTGTGTCATCTTCAGATGAAAGTTTGCAAGCTGGTCTGGAACTTCAATCAAGTGGGAAGGAAGGTAACCTTAGCTCACCCATCTCATTTGTCGTTGTCCCTACTTATTATATGGGGTCTCCACTACCCATCTAATTTGTTAATCCTTTTGGGCTATGTTTGCACAGCATTTCCCAAACCAATTTGAGCAGTCCCTTCTCTTTCAATTTCACAATTTTAGCTAATGATTTGGAGACCGTAGCCCTATTAGTTATGTGCACATGCCTCATTTGCATGTTTGAACCAGGTCTTTGTTCTTGCTTCACCAATTTTATTAGTATCATCTTTCAGTCATTTTTTTGATTGTTTGTTGCTTTTAAAGTGCTCCACTAGGTTATACTTTGGATAGTCCTGTATTGTGCCTCTACTAGTTTATGGCCATTAGTACCTCAGCCAATTGTTTTGTTCTCATGCAAATTACCAACTCTTTACTTGTAGAAGTTATCTTTGAAGTATCTGTAGTAAAAACACATTGTCCTTTGATTTTTCAAATCTGTCATTCTTTCGTTGGTTGCTCCGCATTCTTTGTTTGTTTGATGTGCACATAATTCAGAACTGCATTCTCTGTCGGTCTTGATGATGTTGTTTGCATTATATCAGTGCTTGGCTGCTTGCTGCCATTTTTAACCGTTTAACTGGTTGCAGGTGTTCCTGGTCTTACAGCCTCGTACACCATGTCGAATACCTCGACAGATCTTACTAAAAACTCTGGGTCTGGGACCTCTTCATTGACAAATTCAGGTATGTTGGTTTATCACCCTTGTTCATTCCCCAACCAGGACGAACTTCCATCATCTTGGGTGCAGACCTTACACTATAGCAGCAGGGTATGTTTGCTGTTAGAAATCACCAAATGTATGCATGAAGGGGTTATATTCATTATTGATGATAATACCCTCTCCATTCACTATTAGAATATGTTTTTAACTTTTTTCTCACTGGGATGTATGTAGACATGTTATAGTGggtttgttcactcatttcaatccgtatgtagtccatattgaaatatctATAACATCTTATAATAGTGAGCGAAGGGAGTATTTAATTTAGTGACGATATGCAGTGGTTGAGATATCTCAACAATTATCCATCAATATATATATTGCTGAGGTAATAATGGCCATAACCTAGTTGAGACTAGCCACAATAATGAGGAGGTGTGTTTTTGGAATTCGTAAATATATCTTATATGTGACAGATAATAGCCAACGTTCTTGTTTTTTATATTGTCCAGTGTCGTAGAGGAAGCACATTATAATTTAAGGCACTTAGTTTTACTTGATATAGTTCACATGGGCCTCACAATGTATAATACCAGGCCGTGTCTGTGCTGTGTGCCTATTGCCATGTA
Protein-coding sequences here:
- the LOC125511387 gene encoding uncharacterized protein LOC125511387 — protein: MGDSVDVIPDWVGDLGESVGPVDYGCVRRCRHRRLATYLWLHGFRDALRGLLNETDAYMSVIHLSRLVQQGLWDDAVAYVSRFLRPVTHPQSDEAQVLLHFLMHHAAFASMVAGVPDRNLKYFNHKYNTRYLKHDNSVSFDCLRIRSIVLSILHSEQVRSSLDWERVRCKASQIVQHLAYKAPELRNVVLLPGGPMMPHDVLPIGFRYRRRRHVKEQDLPGPKTLAKIYLRTKKGLRSSTCSRKLNSGLTEKTRKWFVDLIDESLQAGLELQSSGKEGVPGLTASYTMSNTSTDLTKNSGSGTSSLTNSGAPGSQTMSTLTVPAKISGAPVAAVSQTVNFSSHAENSGISAVKNAGTSKVVSLKISNLRKHQRTEEATFEQGPHPKMQRTCGGAFGEACLASVTKAGAGSRGTVLELEGPKQEVEHA